One segment of Chitinispirillales bacterium ANBcel5 DNA contains the following:
- a CDS encoding BON domain-containing protein — MMEKSRADIKQLIDLRLSADSRIDSNNIKVKLSNSTATVSGVVHSVAAKDAVESDLWAIKEIHYVDNKLKVKFPDGYQRPADETIKENCDRLFAIDPDLYLEDIECTVNKGVISLSGSVGQYYRKKRAEFLANQVGGAQNVRNGLSVVPTREVEDQTIAKTISHHMEKVLGREENSVVIEVQKGHVVLAGTVPDRRSFDTVEDIARYTDGVVDVKNHMSISDGYD; from the coding sequence ATGATGGAAAAAAGCAGGGCGGATATCAAACAATTGATTGATCTACGACTTTCAGCAGACAGCAGAATAGACTCAAACAACATAAAGGTAAAGCTGAGCAACAGTACCGCTACCGTATCCGGTGTTGTGCACTCTGTTGCGGCAAAAGATGCGGTGGAGTCTGATCTGTGGGCAATTAAAGAGATTCACTATGTCGATAACAAGCTGAAAGTGAAATTTCCCGATGGGTACCAAAGACCTGCGGATGAAACGATAAAGGAAAATTGCGACAGACTCTTCGCAATCGATCCCGATCTCTATCTTGAAGACATAGAGTGCACAGTGAATAAGGGTGTTATAAGTCTTAGTGGCAGTGTTGGTCAATACTATCGAAAGAAACGGGCTGAGTTTTTGGCAAATCAGGTCGGTGGGGCTCAGAATGTAAGAAATGGACTCAGTGTTGTTCCCACAAGGGAAGTTGAAGACCAAACGATTGCAAAAACGATTAGCCATCACATGGAAAAAGTGCTGGGGAGAGAGGAAAATTCCGTCGTTATAGAGGTACAAAAAGGCCATGTGGTTTTGGCCGGTACTGTTCCCGACCGACGTTCTTTCGATACAGTTGAGGATATTGCCAGATA
- a CDS encoding CBS domain-containing protein: protein MDVFEIMTRNVDSLPSNYTVLDAAKKMRTLNVGVLPVTEEGHVVGMITDRDIVVRAISEELNPGNTSLKEVMSREIFSCKENADIAEAAKIMEERRVRRLLVQNNEGSVTGIISLGDIATHVQKELSGEILQQVSEPSFPRR from the coding sequence ATGGATGTGTTTGAAATTATGACACGTAATGTCGATTCATTACCTTCAAACTATACAGTGCTTGATGCGGCAAAGAAGATGCGAACGCTAAACGTCGGGGTATTACCCGTTACCGAAGAGGGTCATGTGGTGGGAATGATTACCGACAGAGACATAGTGGTACGGGCGATTTCTGAAGAGTTAAACCCGGGCAACACCTCCTTAAAAGAGGTAATGAGCCGCGAGATCTTCTCCTGCAAAGAAAATGCAGATATTGCTGAAGCTGCAAAAATTATGGAAGAAAGGCGGGTAAGAAGACTTCTGGTGCAAAACAATGAGGGTAGTGTAACGGGGATCATTTCCCTTGGGGACATTGCAACCCATGTGCAAAAAGAACTCAGCGGGGAGATTTTACAGCAAGTCTCAGAGCCAAGTTTCCCAAGACGATAG
- a CDS encoding imidazole glycerol phosphate synthase cyclase subunit, producing the protein MSSADSKTIKIMPCLDMQNGRVVKGVQFVDIRDAGDPVECCAAYCEAGADEIALLDITATVEGRATMLEVVKRVAPVATIPFSVGGGISDVSVAASVLDAGADRITVSSAAFRNPQVVKDMVQEFGSERVTVAVDAAENKALPSGYEVFIDGGRTATGKDAIEWIKTIDGFGAGTILPTSKTKDGVKSGYDLPLIQKTAAVTGAQVIASGGAGTMQHFKEAVEAGASILLAASVFHFKTIQIPELKQYLRDEGISVSM; encoded by the coding sequence ATGAGCTCAGCAGATTCAAAAACAATAAAGATCATGCCCTGTCTTGATATGCAAAACGGACGGGTGGTGAAGGGTGTACAGTTTGTAGATATCCGTGATGCGGGAGATCCGGTGGAGTGTTGTGCTGCGTACTGTGAAGCGGGTGCGGATGAGATTGCGCTTTTGGATATTACCGCAACCGTTGAGGGACGTGCAACGATGCTTGAGGTGGTAAAACGGGTGGCCCCGGTGGCTACTATCCCCTTTTCTGTTGGTGGTGGAATTAGTGATGTCTCCGTGGCCGCTTCGGTGCTGGATGCCGGGGCTGACCGGATAACGGTAAGCAGCGCTGCATTTCGTAACCCACAGGTAGTAAAAGATATGGTGCAGGAGTTTGGTTCAGAGCGGGTTACCGTTGCCGTTGATGCGGCGGAGAACAAGGCTCTTCCAAGCGGCTATGAGGTATTTATCGATGGAGGCAGAACCGCTACCGGTAAAGATGCCATAGAGTGGATAAAAACCATTGACGGTTTTGGGGCCGGTACGATTTTACCCACCAGTAAGACTAAAGACGGGGTAAAGAGCGGCTACGATCTGCCCCTTATACAAAAGACCGCAGCAGTGACCGGTGCACAGGTGATCGCTTCCGGTGGTGCCGGTACGATGCAGCACTTTAAAGAAGCAGTTGAAGCCGGGGCTTCAATACTGCTTGCTGCCTCTGTTTTTCATTTTAAGACAATTCAGATCCCTGAGTTAAAGCAGTATCTTCGCGACGAGGGTATATCTGTTTCCATGTAA